CGTGGTAGACGACGACAGTTATGATCCGGAGACACTGAATGTTATTCAAAAGCATCAACGCCAAATTGACGTCGTAAGTCCGTCAACAAGCCCAAGCAGTATTCGGCTCGGTGGTCTGTACACGAACATGAACTTCGCGATCAACCACTGCAAGGACGCGGGCACAAAATATGCCTTATTTATTCAGGACGATATGCAGGTTGTCCGAAGTATCGCCGCCAGGGATCTTGCTGAAGTTGAGAATTTCTTCGACGCGAACGAGCAAGCCATACAACTCCAAACTTGCTTTCTCAAAAAGGAGTTCCAACACCGAGACGCCACCATGATGACTCTGTTGGCCACAGGGAGTGCCTATGTGCGAGAGGACGATTACCCAGAGGGCGGACATGCTTATTTTTCGGCCGTTGGAGTCTTTCATGTAGAAAGACTGATTAACAGGCTTGAAACGTTGCGCGATACGGAAGATAAGAACAACGAACTCTGCAAGAAACTCGGGATCAAGATTGGTTGGAGCGCGACGCCGTTCATGATGTACTTACCGAATCCAATATCTTACCGGGGCAGGCAGCGCACTCTCGCCCTGCGAGCATCGGAATGGCTGGCAGGGAGCGGGTTCTACCCTTACCAACCCATGTCTGCAGATATCACCAACCGCTTTTTGACCAGAGACTATTCGGAGATCCCATACGCGGAGGACTGGCTGACAGCCTCAGGGTTTCGGAGAGGTGTGCCATGGAACTATGCCGGTGGTCTCTCCAGTTTGGTAGCCCAAGGAGGCTGGCGAGGTACGATTGGAAGGTCCCTTCAGAGAATTCGACGATGGACGACTTGATCCTAGACAGTGATGCAACGACTGCCAAACGCGATGAGACATCAGTTAGCACGGTCAAGATCACGGCTCCAAATTTTGAGAACTGGTTTACCGCAAAGGCTCGTCCAACTAGATATCGTAGGCATACGGTTCCACTCAAACATACTATGTATGCCACCCTCCGCGTATGCGCCTTCACAAGCAAGGCCTGGAGACAACCGATGTCACATACAAGCTGTACGATCATATCCCGATCCATCTTATCTGCCGCCATCCTTGCATTGTTCCTACCGGTCTCTGCAACGAATGCTGGGCCGACTATACAAAGCGTTACCGGCGGCACCCAACCCGGGCAGGCTATCGTTATTACGGGCACCGGCTTCGGTCAGAAGCCGGAAGCGTCCCCAATCATGTTTGACCAAGTACATACGCTGTGGACAGAAGGGACGCCCTCTTCGCCTTATCAGGGACTGTCTGCGGGAGACACAGTCCCAACCACGTCAGATCACCCATGGAGGGGGAATTCAAATGATTTCTTCAAACTTAGTGACATCGACGGCCTGATTCGGAACTATAGGGCGCAAATCGGGCCGAACCGATGGAACAACTACCACGATGCTATTTTATCAACACCGCGTGCTGTTCCAGACCCATCGGACGGTACGATGCGTAGGATGTACATGAGCTGGGACCTGAATTTGAGCTTCGTCTCAAACTCACAGTCCGGTTCTCACAAATTTATCCGCGTGTGGGATACGATTGGTGGAAGCGAAGAAGAAATCCGCATTTCTTGGACACAAATGCACTTAACGTATCAAGGAGGCTCGTCAAGCTGGGGATCCGTAAGCACAACTCCAAACCAGTGGCATCGCATGGAATTATTCATAGATGTAGACGCAGGCCAGATTAAAGCTTGGTTCGACGGTCGAAAGATTCACGATATTACAAACTTCTCTGTTACAACCACAAGAGGATTACAACCTCGACTTCTCGGCTGGGACGCAAGTGGTGACGCTGATTTTAGAGATGAAATTGTTCAACTGTCCAATATTTATATTGACAACACGCTAGCCCGCGTCGAAATATGTGACGCCGCACTTTGGACTGATTGCCAAAGCAGAGCGGTTCAGATACCCACCCAGTGGAAGGAAAACGAAATTCAAGCACAACTCGCCTTCGGAAATTTCGATAATACCGAAAGAATGTACTTGTATGTTGTGGACCATGACGGCAATGTCAACAGAGAAGGCGTGCCCCTGTGCTCACGTTGCCCGACGCCCCCAAAAATCAACTAAATTCAGAGCAAAGAATACAGCCACATTGTTTGACCGTCCTGCGCGGGCCTGTGCTCACTAGACTGGCCCGCCCAATATTTTTTTAGAAAAGCAATGGAAACGAGATATTCCAATAACTGGTGACACATCACTTACACCGGGTCTCTTCGAGTCGAAAACAGGCCTTATGGAAAAAAATCAACCAAGTATCATTTATCTCTCTCTTCCAATCGATACTGCCATCTGATTCAATTTTCTTCTTTTCGAGCAACTCCGTTATTCCCTCACCAATAGAACTTGCAGTTGGCTTCACATATGTGGCCGCGCCTCTAAAGTAAGATCTCAGTGCATGAGTATCTGACAACACCAACGGTTTTTCTAAAGAAATTGCCTCGTAGGCACCACACGTTAATAAATCTTCATGTATCGTGAGAACCACAACCACGTCAACAGAGGCCATCAGGTCGACATAATCTATCTCGCTTATGTAACCAGTCAGTACGACACCATCTTCTTTGAATGAAGCCAATTCATTAGCGTAGCGCGTCTTAGAATAATTTCCCGTCAAGTAGGATGTGACGCCTTCGATGGACCTCAAGGCCTCAATCAACTCATCAATTGGTTCGTCATCAGAGTATGTGGTTACACACATCACAGACGGACCGTTCTTCTCTTCCATAAAGCCCGGTCTACGCGGCGGGGTTGATGGAACAAGTTTAGGAAGCTTATCTTGAAGAACGACGCCGTTGCCTCCCCACTCTTCAACCACGGAGCATAGCCCCGGGTTCGTCACGATGGTGGCATCCGCTTTCTTGACTGTCCATTTACTGAGAAAATGGAATGACTTCCACTTTATCGACTTAGACGCTCGAGTATGGAACTTGAAGTTTGAGTGTCGATCGACTACTAAACGATAACCAAGGATAGGCTTAAAAAGACAAAGTATCGTTGCGAGCGCGATAGAAGGATTTTGGCAGAAAACCAATCTCCTTCGTTTTCGCATAACAAAAACGACTGTCTTCGCGCCAAGAACAACATACCTCAAAAACCTAGGGCCCTTGAGACTAAAACAAACATACTCAGCTTCGAACGCGGCCGAAAGCTCTCTTGAGCGACGATGGTCCTCCCAGGTTATCCAGACTGGTACGTCAACCTCGGTGAAGCGATTTTTCGAAAAGTTCATCACTTAGTCTTCTTCCCCGAATCCCTTTTCCCGTCTAATGACTCGCAGCTTTCCGGACCTCTCTCGCTCGATGATGTGACGCCGAAACAAGGTAACGTTCACGTCATTTCCGATCTTCTGCTTCAGCTCATCGACAAACCGATGGTATACGTGCCTGGCATCTGCTTCAGACTTCACCACCAGCTCCAAGTCAAAGTCTTCCATTGACATCTGAGTTAAGCGAAATGCGTCAACGGATAGGCCGGACTTTTTCATATCCTCAAAGAGGTACAGAAAAAACTCTCCGTGGAACTTACGACCGTCTCGGCCGAGTAACATATCGTACTCTCGCCCAGTGACATTCCTAAGGACCGGCAGGGTGCGACCACAACCACAAACATGATCGCTCAACATTCCGTAATCCTGGAGCTCATAACGAATTAAAGGTGTTGCGAAGTTGTTCAGGTCAGTCACGACGATCTGGCCTTGCTCACCAGGCGACGCCGGCACCCCATTGGAGGACAATAGCTCGACAATTAAAGCGTCCGCATTGATGTGTAACTCCCCGTGCTCGCACTCATGCGCGATGGTACCTACCTCACCACAACCGTATTCATTAGCGACTTTGGCATGAAGCACTCGCTCAATCACACTTCTGTCACGATCTCTTAATGGTTCCGCGGTGGTCACCACAGCTCGGACCGAGGAGATAGGAGCGAGACCATTTCTCTCGATGAAGCTCGAAAACTCTCTGAGCATCGACGGATAACCGTAACAGTAAGTTGGTCGCGTTTTTTTTAGCGCACGATAGTAGGCGCCCAGATCGGCGTCCGTAAAGGCAAAGGCGGAACACCGCACACGGTTTGTAAGGGAATCCGTCACCTTGGCTCGGAGACGACCGAAGGTTGAATGTGGGACGCCCCAGAACCTTGCTTGTCTATCGCCAGGGTGGACGCCAACCCAACTCATGCCACGCCAAGCAGTGGCGAGTTCAACTGCGATACCATCACGAGATTTGCGCAGGGTTACGGGCGCACCGGTAGAGCCACCAGTGGTTTTGCGTACGGCCGCACGCGCAGCGAATGGCGATGTCAGACTTGCAGCCTTGGTCCGCAAGACATCTTTTGACAAGAGAGGAAGACTGGGCAGATCGGCCAGGGAAGTCAGCGGACTTGCTGGTAGTGATGCATAATTCGATGTAGTTCGACGGGCATGATCAAGCAGCCGGTTGAGCTTATCTAGCTGCCAGCATATGAGTTGATCTCTGTCCCAATACTGCCGTTGAAGCGCGGCGGCCAACTCCGCTCGAAAAGGCGTCCGCTGTGCCTGGGCCGCGATGTCGTACAACCAGTGATAGAATGTCATTCGGACCGACCCTGGATCGAGTTTACTGGTTCATTCGCGGAGCGCACTTTACCTTTTTTGGAGGACAGCATGCAGTCGTATAGGCGGCAATAGCGATCAGCCATGATGCGAGACGTGTAGTGCTGATGAAAAAGGGCCTTCCCCGTTTCAACGTCAATCGCACCAGGCCTTCTAGATGCCATGTTGACGAGCTCGCGTCCAAGGTCGTGCAAGTTGCCAGGCCGAATCAAGCTAGCGGAAGGAACATGATCAAGCACCGCCGGTATTCCTCCAACCGCAGACGCGATCATTGGCACGCCAGCCCGTAGCGCCTCCAAGATGGTGATGGGAAGCCCTTCCGTATGCGACGGCATTACAAGCGCATGAAAATGGGGTAGCAACTGGCCCGCGTTCGGAAGATACCCGGGAAAGTGGAAGTTTTCTTTCAAGCCGAGTTGTTCGGTAAGCTCTTCTAGACTCAGACGTGAGGGGCCCTCTCCGATGATCACAAAACCGATACTTTCCAACTCATTACGCCGGACGGCGGCAACACGAATTAGCTGATCAAGGCCTTTTTCTTGGGACAAACGTCCAATCGCAGTAAAAACAATACGGTGACGTTGAGTGAAATCCCGAATATCACTTGGGAGAACGCCTACTTCTGGCAGCTCGGATGCGATTCCATTCGGAATATGAACACACGTGGAAGATCGGACAACCTCCTTGGGAAGGCGCTCGCGCATGCGCTCGTTCACTACAACAATGCCATCCAACCTCCTGAGTATCTGACGATCTAGGATTTCATAGAGGGACATTCGTGAACCAAAATACGCATTCACGTAGCCGTGTAGCGTGGTAGCGAGGGGCATGGTTCCTCGGAGTCTCTTCGGCAGCACACCGAGAAGGATGTTGAATTTGTAGCCATGAGAATGAAGCAGGTCGAACCCCTCGCTGCGCGCCCAACTCAAGATGCGTTTTGCCTCCCCTACGTTTAAGCCAGGCCGCATACGCGCAACTATCACATTCAACCCTATTCGGCGCGCTTCGATTTCGATGGCTTTTTCGGTCTCGCTCGGCTCCCCTGCACTAAGGATCGTCGGTTTCAATCCTTGCTTGACTTGTTCCTGAGCAAGCGTAAGGAGCATATGCTCCGCTCCGTACAGGCCTCCACTATCGATTAAGTGCAGCACCTTCATCTTTTTTAACTCATGACTTAGGCACACCGAGCTCATCCAGGGTTCGTCAAAGTCGAAGTAACTCCATTAACTAGCATCTCCTTAAAAAGAGGCAACTTTCCGAAAGCGTCTATACCCTTCACCCGTCGCAGCACCGTGCACTCCTCCAAAAAGCCTGACTCTCGAACTATTTTTTTAAATTTTTCTACTGACATTTTATTCAAACCAGACTCAACGTCTTCGTACTTCATTGCTCCATCTGACCGATAATTCTTTCTCACATTCATCACAGTTTTTTCTGGAAAAAGAACATTTACCCACGGAAGCTTACAGAAGTAATGCATATGACTGCCATATGGAGCAAACCAAGGTGGACCGAAAGTTATGAAAGCCTTTCCGCCAGGCCGGAGCAGCTCTCGCATTGACCTCAACGCTCCCAATGGATCTGGGTAGTGTTCCATAGCGTTCTGGGATATCACGACATCAAAGCTGGAAAGAAACTCCTTTTCAACCTTGGCGGAGAAAACCAACTTGCTATCGGAGCCCACCACTTTGTCTTTTAGTTTGTTGGCGAGGGCAATTGCTTTTTCGTTGGTATCAAGTCCGAGCACATATGCATCTGCGTCCACCCTCAAGGCAACAGACTGAGCGCCATGCCCACAACCGAAATCGACCACCCTCATGCCGCGCAAGGCATCAATTAAATTCGGAGATTCTTTTTTCAGCAGAGACAACTCATTTCCGGCCAGCTTTAAGTCGGTTGTCTCGATATTGTGGTCTTGCTTCGCGACCTTATTAGGATGCAGACAGAACAATTCAAGCAGCTTCTCGGATAGCATATCCACCTCTCGTACGTCGCCGTGACGCTTGCCATCGCGGCCATGCAACGGCCTTTGGTCTGCGACGCGACTTCAACCCTTCCGTGGCGTCCATGTGACCATCCTGTCGCCGCGCCAGTAGGCAATCGCAGCCTTGGCGCAGGCAAGGTTAAGCAGCACGAAGTAGTAGGGCACGGTTATCCATGCCGATGCATTATCAGTGCGTTCAGGTTCGTAATGGCCTAGGGCGGCGCATGTGTAGAAGGCGAGCTGTCCGATGGCGGCCAATGCGTAAATCACGCCATCGTTCAGCAGCACGATGCTGACGAATACGAGGATGACCAGCGGGATAAAGGCCAAGTAGCGTAACAGTTTGTGGGAGACAAGCTGGATGGCGTACCGGCCGTGGTTCATGGGATTCATCAAGTGCGCCATGTCCCTCAGTGCCCAGAGGGCGCGCAGGGTCACGCGTACGCGCATGGCGAACTCGCTGTCGGCGTCGGCAAGGGCGGGCTCCTTTAGCAGGGCCTTGGGCTCGTAGACCACG
This genomic window from Natronocella acetinitrilica contains:
- a CDS encoding glycosyltransferase family A protein: MHNSSPVPLSIYIFSFNRGQFLENCISSVKRNTENCRITVVDDDSYDPETLNVIQKHQRQIDVVSPSTSPSSIRLGGLYTNMNFAINHCKDAGTKYALFIQDDMQVVRSIAARDLAEVENFFDANEQAIQLQTCFLKKEFQHRDATMMTLLATGSAYVREDDYPEGGHAYFSAVGVFHVERLINRLETLRDTEDKNNELCKKLGIKIGWSATPFMMYLPNPISYRGRQRTLALRASEWLAGSGFYPYQPMSADITNRFLTRDYSEIPYAEDWLTASGFRRGVPWNYAGGLSSLVAQGGWRGTIGRSLQRIRRWTT
- a CDS encoding polysaccharide lyase; this translates as MFDQVHTLWTEGTPSSPYQGLSAGDTVPTTSDHPWRGNSNDFFKLSDIDGLIRNYRAQIGPNRWNNYHDAILSTPRAVPDPSDGTMRRMYMSWDLNLSFVSNSQSGSHKFIRVWDTIGGSEEEIRISWTQMHLTYQGGSSSWGSVSTTPNQWHRMELFIDVDAGQIKAWFDGRKIHDITNFSVTTTRGLQPRLLGWDASGDADFRDEIVQLSNIYIDNTLARVEICDAALWTDCQSRAVQIPTQWKENEIQAQLAFGNFDNTERMYLYVVDHDGNVNREGVPLCSRCPTPPKIN
- a CDS encoding glycosyltransferase — encoded protein: MVEEWGGNGVVLQDKLPKLVPSTPPRRPGFMEEKNGPSVMCVTTYSDDEPIDELIEALRSIEGVTSYLTGNYSKTRYANELASFKEDGVVLTGYISEIDYVDLMASVDVVVVLTIHEDLLTCGAYEAISLEKPLVLSDTHALRSYFRGAATYVKPTASSIGEGITELLEKKKIESDGSIDWKREINDTWLIFFHKACFRLEETRCK
- a CDS encoding phenylacetate--CoA ligase family protein, translating into MTFYHWLYDIAAQAQRTPFRAELAAALQRQYWDRDQLICWQLDKLNRLLDHARRTTSNYASLPASPLTSLADLPSLPLLSKDVLRTKAASLTSPFAARAAVRKTTGGSTGAPVTLRKSRDGIAVELATAWRGMSWVGVHPGDRQARFWGVPHSTFGRLRAKVTDSLTNRVRCSAFAFTDADLGAYYRALKKTRPTYCYGYPSMLREFSSFIERNGLAPISSVRAVVTTAEPLRDRDRSVIERVLHAKVANEYGCGEVGTIAHECEHGELHINADALIVELLSSNGVPASPGEQGQIVVTDLNNFATPLIRYELQDYGMLSDHVCGCGRTLPVLRNVTGREYDMLLGRDGRKFHGEFFLYLFEDMKKSGLSVDAFRLTQMSMEDFDLELVVKSEADARHVYHRFVDELKQKIGNDVNVTLFRRHIIERERSGKLRVIRREKGFGEED
- a CDS encoding glycosyltransferase → MKVLHLIDSGGLYGAEHMLLTLAQEQVKQGLKPTILSAGEPSETEKAIEIEARRIGLNVIVARMRPGLNVGEAKRILSWARSEGFDLLHSHGYKFNILLGVLPKRLRGTMPLATTLHGYVNAYFGSRMSLYEILDRQILRRLDGIVVVNERMRERLPKEVVRSSTCVHIPNGIASELPEVGVLPSDIRDFTQRHRIVFTAIGRLSQEKGLDQLIRVAAVRRNELESIGFVIIGEGPSRLSLEELTEQLGLKENFHFPGYLPNAGQLLPHFHALVMPSHTEGLPITILEALRAGVPMIASAVGGIPAVLDHVPSASLIRPGNLHDLGRELVNMASRRPGAIDVETGKALFHQHYTSRIMADRYCRLYDCMLSSKKGKVRSANEPVNSIQGRSE
- a CDS encoding class I SAM-dependent methyltransferase; the encoded protein is MLSEKLLELFCLHPNKVAKQDHNIETTDLKLAGNELSLLKKESPNLIDALRGMRVVDFGCGHGAQSVALRVDADAYVLGLDTNEKAIALANKLKDKVVGSDSKLVFSAKVEKEFLSSFDVVISQNAMEHYPDPLGALRSMRELLRPGGKAFITFGPPWFAPYGSHMHYFCKLPWVNVLFPEKTVMNVRKNYRSDGAMKYEDVESGLNKMSVEKFKKIVRESGFLEECTVLRRVKGIDAFGKLPLFKEMLVNGVTSTLTNPG